A DNA window from Allokutzneria albata contains the following coding sequences:
- a CDS encoding GNAT family N-acetyltransferase has translation MALAAVRPATLDDVAEIARIQLDTWRQAYAALLPADLLAGMDAESAETVWRQAIEQGPGLVFVATEGEWTVGFCAVLPAPEDEVAAADGALPEDALHVVQVGALLVEPRWGRRGHGGRLLATAAAAYREKGGVRGVAWVPQEDKASLNFYRSAGWDTDGTVRTLDAGGRPLREYRLTGSLELELRD, from the coding sequence ATGGCCCTCGCCGCCGTTCGCCCGGCAACACTCGACGACGTCGCCGAGATCGCCCGCATCCAGCTCGACACGTGGCGGCAGGCCTACGCCGCCCTGCTGCCCGCGGACCTGCTCGCCGGGATGGACGCCGAGAGCGCGGAAACCGTGTGGCGCCAAGCGATCGAGCAGGGACCGGGCCTGGTGTTCGTGGCCACCGAGGGCGAGTGGACCGTGGGCTTCTGCGCGGTCCTGCCCGCCCCCGAGGACGAGGTGGCCGCGGCGGACGGCGCGCTGCCGGAGGACGCGCTGCACGTCGTCCAGGTCGGCGCCCTGCTCGTCGAGCCCAGGTGGGGCCGCCGCGGGCACGGCGGCCGCCTGCTGGCCACCGCTGCCGCCGCCTACCGCGAGAAGGGCGGCGTGCGCGGCGTCGCCTGGGTTCCCCAGGAGGACAAGGCTTCCCTGAACTTCTACCGCTCGGCGGGGTGGGACACCGACGGCACGGTGCGCACCCTCGACGCGGGCGGCCGTCCCCTGCGCGAGTACCGGCTGACCGGCTCCCTGGAGCTCGAACTCCGGGATTGA
- a CDS encoding VTT domain-containing protein: protein MGVPLLLGWLSASLGMAVLSSVIPPVLIEPWVLAVAVTQPYIPWWALALVTAIGSVAGKLLYFYAGKGMLRLPSFLRRKQKDAEHVRGRWSGYMERFAIECEKRPVWTYGVLLLSSSTSVPPYFAVAVVAGVANVSLTNFISACLIGRFVRFAALAAMPAVFGAWLT from the coding sequence ATGGGGGTACCGCTGTTGCTGGGTTGGTTGAGCGCGAGCCTCGGCATGGCGGTGTTGTCCTCGGTGATCCCACCGGTGTTGATCGAGCCGTGGGTGCTGGCCGTCGCCGTGACGCAGCCCTACATCCCGTGGTGGGCGCTCGCGCTGGTGACCGCGATCGGCTCGGTCGCGGGCAAGCTCCTCTACTTCTACGCGGGCAAGGGAATGCTGCGACTGCCCTCGTTCCTGCGCCGCAAGCAGAAGGACGCCGAGCACGTGCGGGGCCGGTGGAGCGGCTACATGGAGCGCTTCGCCATCGAGTGCGAGAAGCGGCCCGTGTGGACCTACGGCGTCCTGTTGCTGTCATCCTCCACCAGCGTGCCACCGTACTTCGCGGTCGCGGTGGTCGCCGGGGTGGCCAACGTGTCGCTGACGAACTTCATCTCCGCCTGTCTGATCGGCCGCTTCGTCCGGTTCGCCGCCCTCGCCGCCATGCCGGCGGTGTTCGGCGCCTGGCTCACCTGA
- a CDS encoding S1 family peptidase, which produces MRFTSMRLAALSVGFAAAVSTALTPAASATPATDDAQTRVVGGGFVSSAKPWISALHRNGGFTCTSSIIARRWVLTAAHCVTAAGTYTVRVGSLTRSSGGQTATVARKVIHPSYNWPNADIALLQLDRDVVVSQYSVLATSADLADNKAAQVLGWGSEKADWSGPLPERLKYADGRISSVNCAQSNATPRAICTQTNGSIAGGDSGGPVTVRGASGNTVQAGICAIGHRPAGSGWAGYTNVALFRSWIRTTAGV; this is translated from the coding sequence ATGCGCTTCACCAGCATGCGGCTGGCCGCCCTCAGCGTGGGTTTCGCCGCCGCCGTGTCCACCGCGCTCACCCCCGCGGCGTCGGCCACCCCGGCCACCGACGACGCGCAGACCCGGGTCGTCGGCGGCGGGTTCGTCTCCTCGGCCAAGCCGTGGATCAGCGCCCTGCACCGCAACGGCGGCTTCACCTGCACGTCCTCGATCATCGCCCGCCGCTGGGTGCTCACCGCCGCGCACTGCGTCACCGCCGCGGGCACCTACACGGTGCGCGTGGGCTCGCTGACCCGCAGCAGCGGTGGGCAGACCGCCACGGTCGCCCGCAAGGTCATCCACCCCAGCTACAACTGGCCGAACGCCGACATCGCGCTGCTCCAGCTCGACCGCGACGTCGTGGTGTCGCAGTACTCCGTGCTGGCCACCTCCGCCGACCTCGCCGACAACAAGGCCGCGCAGGTCCTCGGCTGGGGTTCGGAGAAAGCCGACTGGAGCGGACCGCTGCCGGAGCGGCTCAAGTACGCGGACGGCCGGATCAGCAGCGTCAACTGCGCGCAGAGCAACGCCACGCCCCGCGCGATCTGCACGCAGACCAACGGCAGCATCGCGGGCGGTGACTCCGGTGGCCCGGTGACCGTGCGCGGCGCGTCCGGGAACACCGTGCAGGCGGGCATCTGCGCGATCGGCCACCGCCCGGCGGGCAGCGGCTGGGCCGGCTACACCAACGTCGCGCTGTTCCGCAGCTGGATCCGCACCACCGCCGGCGTCTGA